In the genome of Candidatus Eisenbacteria bacterium, one region contains:
- the sufB gene encoding Fe-S cluster assembly protein SufB, whose product MSTEQNLDLREGYAEKYGFHDESKPVFKSRKGLDRGIVEEISRMKGEPQWMTDYRVRALEIFEKKPLPTWGGDVSTIDFQDIYYYVKPTSEEAKSWEDVPDDMKRTFDKLGIPEAEQKFLAGVGAQYDSEVVYHKIKESLEKQGVIFLSCDQGLKDHPELFKQYFGTVIPSSDNKFAALNSAVWSGGSFIYVPKGVHVDVPLQAYFRINTKDMGQFERTLIIVDEDAYVHYVEGCTAPIYSSDSLHSAVVEIIVKKGGRCRYTTIQNWSNNVYNLVTKRAVAYENATMEWVDGNLGSKLTMKYPAIYMMEPGAHGEVLSIAFAGKGQHQDAGAKAVHCAPNTSSKIISKSISKDGGRAGYRGLVKVVKGATDCRSTVNCDALILDEDSRSDTYPYMEIEEDKVTIGHEATVSKIGDEQIFYLTSRGIPEEEAAAMIVAGFIEPIVKELPMEYAVEMNRLIQLQMEGSVG is encoded by the coding sequence ATGAGCACGGAACAGAACCTCGACCTTCGCGAAGGTTACGCGGAGAAGTACGGCTTTCACGACGAGAGCAAGCCGGTCTTCAAGTCCCGCAAGGGGCTCGACCGCGGCATCGTCGAGGAGATCTCGAGGATGAAGGGCGAGCCGCAGTGGATGACGGACTACCGCGTCCGCGCGCTCGAGATCTTCGAGAAGAAGCCGCTGCCCACGTGGGGCGGCGACGTCTCGACCATCGATTTCCAGGACATCTACTACTACGTGAAGCCGACCTCCGAGGAGGCGAAGTCCTGGGAGGACGTGCCCGACGACATGAAGCGCACGTTCGACAAGCTCGGGATTCCCGAGGCCGAGCAGAAGTTCCTGGCCGGCGTCGGCGCGCAGTACGACTCGGAGGTCGTGTATCACAAGATCAAGGAGTCGCTCGAGAAGCAGGGCGTCATCTTCCTGTCGTGCGACCAGGGCCTGAAGGACCACCCCGAGCTGTTCAAGCAGTACTTCGGCACCGTGATTCCGTCCTCGGACAACAAGTTCGCGGCGCTCAACAGCGCCGTCTGGTCGGGCGGCTCGTTCATCTACGTGCCCAAGGGCGTGCACGTGGACGTTCCGCTGCAGGCCTACTTCCGGATCAACACCAAGGACATGGGCCAGTTCGAACGCACTTTGATCATCGTGGACGAGGACGCCTACGTGCACTACGTCGAAGGCTGCACGGCGCCCATCTACTCCAGCGACTCGCTGCACTCGGCGGTCGTCGAGATCATCGTCAAGAAGGGCGGCCGCTGCCGCTACACGACCATCCAGAACTGGTCGAACAACGTCTACAACCTGGTCACCAAGCGCGCCGTCGCCTACGAGAACGCGACCATGGAGTGGGTGGACGGCAACCTCGGCTCGAAGCTCACGATGAAGTACCCGGCGATCTACATGATGGAGCCGGGCGCTCACGGCGAGGTGCTGTCCATCGCGTTCGCCGGCAAGGGCCAGCACCAGGACGCCGGCGCCAAGGCCGTCCACTGCGCGCCGAACACCTCGAGCAAGATCATCTCGAAGTCCATCAGCAAGGACGGCGGGCGCGCCGGCTATCGCGGCCTGGTCAAGGTCGTGAAGGGCGCGACCGACTGCCGCTCGACCGTGAACTGCGACGCGCTGATCCTCGACGAGGACTCGCGCTCGGACACCTACCCGTACATGGAGATCGAGGAGGACAAGGTCACGATCGGCCACGAGGCCACCGTCTCGAAGATCGGCGACGAGCAGATCTTCTACCTGACGAGCCGCGGCATTCCCGAGGAGGAAGCCGCCGCGATGATCGTGGCCGGGTTCATCGAGCCGATCGTGAAGGAGCTGCCGATGGAATA
- the sufC gene encoding Fe-S cluster assembly ATPase SufC, whose product MSNTPELVVKDLHVSVEGKEILKGLSLEIAKGEIHALMGPNGSGKSTFANTLMGHPKYEVTSGEILFRGENVLEMETDARARAGLFMAFQYPVAIPGLTFANFLRAALNARIAPTAGEDGKMPKKKGIPPKEFRELLRQKMALLKMDEKFANRYLNDGFSGGEKKRAEILQMAILKPVIAIMDETDSGLDIDALRIVSEGVNTLAGPDMGVLVITHYNRILNYIKPHRVHVMKDGRIVTHGGPELALELEARGYDWVREEVGTR is encoded by the coding sequence ATGAGCAACACTCCCGAACTGGTGGTGAAGGACCTCCACGTCTCCGTGGAGGGCAAGGAGATCCTCAAGGGCCTCTCGCTCGAGATCGCGAAGGGCGAGATCCACGCGCTGATGGGTCCGAACGGCTCGGGCAAGAGCACGTTCGCGAACACGCTGATGGGCCACCCGAAGTACGAGGTGACGTCGGGCGAGATCCTGTTCCGCGGCGAGAACGTCCTCGAGATGGAAACCGACGCACGCGCCCGCGCGGGCCTGTTCATGGCGTTCCAGTACCCGGTCGCGATCCCGGGTCTGACGTTCGCGAACTTCCTGCGCGCCGCGCTCAACGCGCGCATCGCGCCGACGGCCGGCGAGGACGGCAAGATGCCGAAGAAGAAGGGCATCCCCCCGAAGGAGTTCCGCGAGCTGCTGCGTCAGAAGATGGCGCTGCTCAAGATGGACGAGAAGTTCGCGAACCGGTACCTGAACGACGGCTTCTCGGGCGGCGAGAAGAAGCGCGCCGAGATCCTGCAGATGGCGATCCTCAAGCCGGTCATCGCGATCATGGACGAGACGGACTCGGGGCTCGACATTGACGCGCTGCGCATCGTCTCGGAGGGCGTCAACACGCTCGCCGGCCCCGACATGGGCGTGCTCGTCATCACGCACTACAACCGCATCCTCAATTACATCAAGCCGCACCGGGTGCACGTCATGAAGGACGGCCGCATCGTCACGCACGGCGGCCCCGAGCTGGCGCTGGAGCTCGAGGCGCGCGGTTACGACTGGGTCCGCGAGGAGGTGGGGACGCGATGA
- a CDS encoding iron-sulfur cluster assembly accessory protein, which produces MITLTPIAATKVQDLLAQRGTPEIGLRIGVRGGGCSGNSYFMEFCEAESPGDEVLEANGVKLYVDLKSAVLLGGTEIDYVEGLMGAGFKFNNPNVKHSCACGESFSA; this is translated from the coding sequence ATGATCACGCTGACGCCCATCGCCGCGACCAAGGTCCAGGATCTGCTCGCGCAGCGCGGGACACCCGAGATCGGACTGCGCATCGGCGTGCGCGGGGGCGGCTGCTCGGGCAACTCCTACTTCATGGAGTTCTGCGAGGCGGAGTCGCCCGGTGACGAGGTGCTCGAGGCGAACGGCGTGAAGCTCTACGTGGACCTGAAGAGTGCCGTACTGCTCGGAGGTACCGAGATCGATTACGTCGAGGGCCTCATGGGCGCCGGATTCAAATTCAACAACCCGAACGTGAAGCACAGCTGCGCCTGCGGCGAGAGCTTCTCGGCCTGA
- a CDS encoding MerR family transcriptional regulator, which produces MGATSQTITTDRQGLLRVGDIARATGKTVRAIRLYEELGLLKPATRSSGGFRLFDASAVDRVRWIDSLHGLGFSLQEMREVLRNWWTADRGPAAMADLRELFQRKLAQTREAIHRHRRLETELEEGLRYLETCENCDAPGPVHACVNCQQDHGVVSAPSLVVGIRSTPDGAPRTSRPAFVRVEGMNETAAGSMPGTEAAGTASRKEQSR; this is translated from the coding sequence ATGGGCGCCACCTCACAGACCATCACGACCGACCGGCAGGGGCTCCTCCGCGTCGGCGACATCGCCCGGGCAACCGGCAAGACCGTCCGCGCCATCCGTCTTTACGAAGAGCTCGGTCTGCTCAAGCCGGCGACGCGCTCGAGCGGCGGGTTCCGGTTGTTCGACGCCTCGGCCGTGGATCGCGTGCGCTGGATTGATTCGCTGCACGGCCTGGGCTTTTCGCTGCAGGAGATGCGCGAGGTGTTGCGCAACTGGTGGACGGCGGATCGGGGTCCGGCGGCGATGGCGGACCTGCGCGAGTTGTTCCAGCGCAAGCTCGCGCAGACGCGCGAGGCGATCCACCGCCACCGCCGGCTCGAGACGGAACTGGAGGAGGGGCTGCGATACCTTGAGACGTGCGAGAACTGCGATGCGCCGGGTCCGGTGCACGCATGCGTGAATTGCCAGCAGGACCACGGCGTCGTCTCCGCACCGTCGCTGGTCGTGGGGATCAGGAGCACCCCTGACGGCGCGCCGCGAACGAGCAGGCCCGCCTTCGTGCGGGTCGAGGGCATGAACGAAACGGCCGCGGGCTCCATGCCCGGCACCGAGGCCGCCGGAACCGCTTCACGAAAGGAGCAGTCCAGATGA